One window of Fusarium keratoplasticum isolate Fu6.1 chromosome 2, whole genome shotgun sequence genomic DNA carries:
- a CDS encoding Zn(2)-C6 fungal-type domain-containing protein has translation MATDRPDTFGVMNESTTTSRSPDSSRPTPTKRNLACERCWKRKQKCDRLLPACTACADLGVECVARSQQVDLTAEDAGLTHAKINGYIECLQGRIAELERHVQASESRRARATRRPSGAAHTLLPHDGGSHRSNLLSMPSVHTTGPAQGPSEEDSSVQDTMSAIGLLSNKAMAEPRVYSGDVLNKLAMPEVVSAALAVDGHNPSRASSSQPAFVMEDHLISLDRHSTRAYISQFLKWSVFLPHIDEDRLMEQYEAVIALEGQVARAGGLPHFNTYLAISIGIMMSAEATRLSTLALSLHAAAVKLLPRIFRSQEPLDALHSAVVYVCLAQRASGMNQQGLTQIFEVVSKASIVLTQYSSRFSALGTFQQFLLTLSTKMMAGLDQSHQVYQDTIPTSLPGHLRRFIQRHYSGEARAS, from the exons ATGGCAACTGATCGGCCCGATACCTTTGGCGTCATGAATGAATCCACGACGACAAGCAGAAGCCCGGATTCTTCGCGTCCGACGCCGACCAAGCGGAATCTGGCCTGCGAGCGCTGCTGGAAACGCAAGCAAAAG TGTGATCGATTGCTCCCTGCTTGTACCGCGTGTGCGGACCTTGGCGTCGAGTGTGTGGCCCGTTCCCAGCAGGTCGACTTGACAGCTGAGGATGCAGGTTTGACACATGCCAAGATCAATGG GTACATTGAATGTCTGCAAGGTCGTATCGCCGAGCTTGAGCGCCATGTTCAGGCGTCAGAGAGTAGGCGAGCTCGAGCCACACGACGTCCTTCCGGAGCAGCACATACTCTCCTACCGCATGATGGGGGAAGCCATCGATCCAATCTTCTCTCTATGCCATCGGTCCACACGACGGGGCCGGCTCAGGGACCGAGTGAGGAGGACTCGTCCGTTCAGGATACCATGAGTGCCATTGGGCTTTTGTCTaacaaggccatggccgagCCTAGAGTATACTCTGGTGATGTGCTTAACAAGCTTGCCATGCCAGAAGTCGTCTCGGCGGCTTTGGCTGTGGATGGACACAATCCCTCCAGGGCTTCATCCTCTCAGCCAGCTTTTGTCATGGAAgatcatctcatctctctgGACCGACATTCTACCAGAGCATATATCAGCCAATTCCTAAAATGGAGTGTCTTCCTGCCACATATCGACGAGGATCGTCTAATGGAGCAATATGAGGCGGTAATAGCCCTCGAAGGCCAGGTTGCACGTGCTGGTGGACTACCTCACTTCAACACGTATCTTGCGATATCCATCGGCATCATGATGTCTGCTGAGGCAACAAGACTTTCAACCCTAGCACTGAGTCTACATGCTGCCGCTGTCAAGTTGTTGCCGCGTATCTTTCGATCACAGGAACCACTCGACGCATTGCATT CGGCAGTGGTCTACGTGTGCCTTGCCCAACGGGCTTCAGGTATGAATCAGCAGGGCCTGACGCAGATATTCGAGGTGGTTAGCAAAGCATCGATTGTGCTCACGCAGTATTCGTCACGGTTCTCTGCTCTGGGAACGTTTCAGCAGTTTCTATTGACGCTTTCaaccaagatgatggcaggCCTGGATCAG TCTCACCAAGTCTATCAGGACACAATACCGACAAGTCTCCCTGGGCATCTGCGCCGGTTCATCCAACGCCACTACTCGGGGGAGGCCCGTGCTTCCTGA
- a CDS encoding HpcH-HpaI domain-containing protein — protein sequence MATSIPHSMREKLLRNEVAYTMSVKLVKSVEIAGMAKTAGYDGILIDMEHSSFDLETTSQLCIAGLYAGISPIVRAPSKDPFFVSRILDGGALGVIVPHIRSVQDAKDVVDAAKFQPLGHRSSTNGLPHHQFRSIPAKVSNPVTNAATLVIPMIETLEALELVDEIAALEGVDSLLIGTNDLTAEMGIPGDYENPRVTEAYERTIAACNKHGKWVGVGGLHARLDLVEKFCKMGARWVMAATDAPLLLGAASKRGSEMAALNVSIAKAVSNGAINGKANGTANGSSNGLTSGFTNGSAASVTNGVATN from the coding sequence ATGGCCACTTCAATCCCCCACTCAATGCGAGAGAAGCTTCTCCGCAATGAAGTCGCCTACACCATGAGCGTCAAGCTTGTCAAGTCTGTTGAGATCGCAGgcatggccaagacggctgGATACGACGGTATACTGATTGACATGGAGCATTCCTCCTTCGACCTTGAGACGACCAGCCAGCTCTGCATTGCCGGGCTGTACGCCGGCATCTCCCCCATCGTGCGAGCGCCGAGCAAGGATCCCTTCTTCGTGTCGAGGATCCTGGACGGCGGCGCCCTGGGGGTCATTGTGCCACATATCCGCTCCGTGCAGGACGCCAAGGACGTGGTTGACGCTGCCAAGTTCCAGCCTCTGGGTCACAGATCCTCGACGAATGGGCTCCCTCACCATCAGTTCCGCTCCATCCCCGCCAAAGTCTCCAACCCCGTCACAAACGCCGCGACTCTTGTAATTCCCATGATCGAGACTCTGGAAGCACTTGAGCTCGTGGACGAGATCGCCGCTCTCGAGGGCGTGGACTCTCTGCTAATCGGAACCAACGATTTGACGGCAGAGATGGGCATCCCGGGAGACTATGAGAACCCCCGCGTCACAGAGGCTTATGAGCGGACCATTGCGGCCTGCAACAAGCATGGCAAGTGGGTTGGAGTTGGTGGTCTCCATGctcgtcttgaccttgtcgagaagTTCTGCAAGATGGGAGCTCGATGGGTCATGGCGGCGACTGATGCCCCCCTACTGCTGGGTGCTGCCTCCAAGAGAGGGTCAGAAATGGCTGCTCTAAATGTGTCTATTGCTAAGGCGGTTTCGAATGGCGCAATCAATGGAAAGGCCAACGGTACAGCCAATGGTTCAAGTAACGGCTTGACAAGTGGTTTCACGAATGGTTCTGCTGCTTCAGTCACGAACGGGGTGGCGACAAACTGA
- a CDS encoding Fungal-trans domain-containing protein, with translation MQQALNQAALPRPPRLPACQSCAQKKTKCDNSRPKCSLCARNGTECVIGSGDEKVSRAFIDELEQKEQSLALQLRNLESDPVDPVQMLSPEETQNARSVAGSSPVARGGAGLGFVAHLFADANWRKSHANLLRTLADVPGAAEASIAPCSLPSAVEARKLFDNLSWSHIQNPFLLRREVWALYRRLFTTPNGTRDDLDSDLFRAFMICAIASVLPYRNGFHHQHPEGYYHAALQHLGLELLTRGVDSVQDLLLVCRFGIYHPIGTSIWDVVRLCGRLCIELGLHTEAGDHLDLLEQQRRRRVFWQFYLIDRYSSTTLDRPFLIDDRDIEAKFPIEATDEEIEAASPDLRDLDSFCRTQNSAAPSEMTIFFVSVRLRQISSHIQTEFSRLKREHGESSPRHLMAGHVHVVLNKLLQELENWRKNTPMIQDPSCLYETQEWYDLLHARERLSVVRRAIDLVPKVNGSPSKQILALFLKSALQTIERYCILCQMRDLMTHTRSYFHMLFTAGLSVMYCISVPKSIDREDLRASYEGLIRCEETLVSMARQLPDAHNYVAVFEALRCDISRKLRPNMDMTTVGSAADGSLTIGDLTNLLPTAEPGSMSANLGNVAFLPSQSQGFNQTSNGGVQLADAMDQVTGGTQPDGASYQDGSSTVDLMNWALLNYDSLWNMESALGEYVYGDPTNAGIWEGFEF, from the exons ATGCAACAAGCTTTGAACCAGGCGGCTTTGCCTCGACCGCCAAGACTTCCGGCTTGTCAAAGCTGCGCCCAGAAAAAGACAAAG TGTGATAATTCTAGACCCAAATGTTCTTTGTGCGCTCGAAATGGTACCGAGTGTGTAATCGGCTCGGGCGATGAAAAAGTCTCAAGGGC GTTCATTGATGAGTTAGAGCAGAAGGAGCAATCTCTTGCTCTCCAGTTGCGCAACCTAGAGTCGGACCCTGTTGATCCTGTGCAAATGCTCAGCCCCGAAGAGACACAGAATGCAAGGTCGGTCGCTGGTTCTTCGCCAGTTGCACGAGGGGGAGCAGGTCTTGG CTTCGTCGCACACCTCTTTGCAGATGCAAACTGGAGGAAATCTCACGCCAATCTGCTTCGAACATTGGCAGACGTTCCCGGGGCTGCAGAAGCCTCGATCGCTCCGTGTTCTTTGCCTTCTGCTGTGGAAGCACGGAAGCTTTTTGACAA CTTGAGCTGGTCGCATATTCAAAACCCATTCCTGCTTCGTCGAGAGGTCTGGGCACTGTATCGCCGTCTATTCACCACCCCCAACGGAACACGGGATGACCTTGACTCGGACCTGTTTCGGGCATTCATGATCTGTGCCATTGCATCGGTGCTTCCATATAGGAACGGctttcatcatcagcacCCCGAAGGATACTATCATGCAGCGTTGCAGCATCTGGGACTAGAGCTCTTGACAAGAGGCGTTGACTCTGTGCAAGATTTGCTGCTCGTGTGCAGATTTGGCATTTACCATCCGATAG GAACCTCCATCTGGGACGTTGTTCGGCTTTGTGGACGTCTTTGCATTGAGCTTGGGCTCCATACCGAGGCGGGAGACCACCTTGATCTCTTGGAACAGCAACGAAGGCGACGGGTTTTCTGGCAGTTCTACCTGATTGACAGATACAGCTCGACAACTTTGGATAGGCCATTCTTAATCGATGACCGCGATATAGAGGCCAAATTCCCCATCGAAGCTACCGACGAAGAGATTGAGGCTGCAAGCCCAGACTTGCGAGACCTGGATTCGTTCTGCCGCACACAGAACTCTGCGGCGCCAAGCGAAATGACTATCTTCTTTGTCTCGGTGCGGCTGAGGCAGATATCTTCGCACATCCAGACAGAGTTCTCGCGACTCAAGCGGGAGCATGGGGAGTCTTCTCCCCGGCACTTGATGGCAGGACACGTCCATGTGGTCCTGAACAAGCTCCTTCAAGAGCTCGAGAACTGGCGGAAAAATACACCGATGATCCAAGACCCATCTTGCCTCTACGAGACTCAAGAGTGGTATGACCTGCTGCATGCAAGAGAGCGACTTTCGGTTGTACGGCGGGCGATTGATCTCGTACCAAAGGTGAACGGCTCGCCGTCGAAGCAGATCCTGGCCTTGTTCCTGAAATCTGCACTCCAGACGATAGAGCGATACTGCATCCTCTGCCAGATGAGAGACCTGATGACGCACACCCGCAGCTACTTTCACATGCTCTTCACAGCAGGGCTGTCGGTCATGTATTGCATCTCTGTGCCGAAAAGCATCGACCGAGAGGATCTGCGAGCGTCCTATGAGGGCTTGATCAGGTGCGAGGAAACTTTGGTCAGTATGGCAAGACAACTGCCAGATGCACATAATTATGTCGCCGTTTTCGAGGCCCTTCGGTGTGATATCTCGAGAAAGTTGCGACCCAACATGGACATGACTACTGTTGGTAGTGCGGCTGACGGGTCACTCACGATCGGGGACCTCACGAACCTTCTACCAACAGCAGAACCAGGATCAATGTCAGCGAATCTAGGCAATGTGGCATTCTTGCCATCTCAGTCCCAGGGCTTCAACCAGACGTCAAATGGCGGGGTACAGCTCGCAGATGCAATGGATCAGGTCACAGGTGGAACACAGCCTGACGGTGCCAGCTACCAAGACGGATCCTCGACGGTGGACTTGATGAATTGGGCCCTTCTCAATTACGATTCTTTGTGGAATATGGAGTCTGCGCTGGGAGAATACGTGTACGGGGATCCTACCAACGCTGGGATTTGGGAGGGTTTTGAGTTTTAG